GAAGTAAGttgaaatacatatttataaaaacttacaattataagaaataaagggATTCTTGTTAtaagttatattaatattttatacagtGGTCAAGTGGAAAAGCGTTCACAAAATGGCATGGTTGAAATATCATTTCCAGATGGTTcgatacaaataattaaagtaGATGGATATGAAAAATGGAAATTGCCAGATGGAACAATTGCAGAAACCTTTGCAAATGGAGAAAAAGTTGTTATTTTACCCAATGGACAACGAGAAATACATACAAAAGATcataaagtaattaaaaaaaaggctTACAATGAATTAATCCttctatttaacattaataatttagcGAATTCtgctaaaaataaaattaaacaactacaaacattttctttttctagagACGAGAATATCCTGATGGTACAATTAAATTGGTTTATCCAGATGGTATACAAGAGACACGTTATTCTAATGGCAGAATAAGACTTAAAGACCAAGCTGGTAATCTTCTTATGGattctcattattaaataaaaattttatattcatttattgtaataaaatgatataagctaaaaatattaaattggaaatataaattatatgatgtatataattttaaaatgttacaatttatatgtaatataatatataattatttttatctaatatataataaaacagtaattgaattttgtattttaaaaaagtaatataagatataaaatactttggctcttagaaaatttaaatggaattagaatatacatacatgaatatagaaatattcataCTTGAATATGAGAGTATATCTTAGGgattttagaaaaatctcCCAAAATTACTAACGCGTTACTAACACTTATGGTACTGTTATCCAATCAGAATACTTATTTAATCTTGAATTTCAAAAAAGATGGCTTATTATTGGATATTGTAAATAgctttatgtttatatttttgcaACCACTTTTGCGAATTACAATAAAACTCTCTAGATTTATAGTgaacttttaaataatttattgactAGTGTATATATTGGTGTACATACGTGCGCTTCCCCCTagcaaaattattaaatttcaaacattttcattgtattattttaaaaaatgtcaGTCTTTTTACGATTTCAAAAATGGACCGTCGTAGGTTTAGGTGCTTTAAGTGGTGcagcattattttattacaatgccTATGGTGATTGTGAATCTTCTTGTGTACAAAACTCTTGGACAACAAATTTCACGCCTTCTGTAAAATGGGATCATAACTGGGACAGGTTCTTTGGGtttttacattgtttatattttttttaatttttttttttattgtttataataatggacggaaacatattttttttatgttacagGCGAGATCCAAAAAGTTTGGTGAAgcctttgaaaataaataatgaaatagatgaaaataaatataatgaagaaTTTGCAGCAAAAAGAGCCAAACATATGAGGCATTTGGTACTTATTAGACATGGACAATATAATACTGCAGGAAAAGTAGATTCTGAAAAAGTTCTTACTGAACTTGGttagttattaaaaattatttatataattttaatcttaaataagcaattttaatatctgcttaaatcatatataattattttataatatagttagatatatatacaaataaagtgtacatttatatttatatttatataggtcGACATCAAGCTGAAACAACTGGAAAAAGATTAGCAGAATTAGACGTATCTTATTCTCTAATAGTTAGATCAACAATGACAAGAGCTCAAGAAACttctaaaataatagaaaaaagtctTCCAAATGTACCAACTGAAGATG
This sequence is a window from Vespa crabro chromosome 9, iyVesCrab1.2, whole genome shotgun sequence. Protein-coding genes within it:
- the LOC124426537 gene encoding serine/threonine-protein phosphatase PGAM5, mitochondrial-like isoform X2 gives rise to the protein MSVFLRFQKWTVVGLGALSGAALFYYNAYGDCESSCVQNSWTTNFTPSVKWDHNWDRRDPKSLVKPLKINNEIDENKYNEEFAAKRAKHMRHLVLIRHGQYNTAGKVDSEKVLTELGRHQAETTGKRLAELDVSYSLIVRSTMTRAQETSKIIEKSLPNVPTEDDSLLTEGAPIPPEPPIGNWMSERYFYQDGPRIEAAFRKYFHRADPKQEKDTVTILVCHANVIRYFVCRALQFPPEAWMRMSLNHGSITWLCIYPNGRVTMHCLGDTGHMLPQNISYFQMRRKS
- the LOC124426537 gene encoding serine/threonine-protein phosphatase PGAM5, mitochondrial-like isoform X5 yields the protein MSVFLRFQKWTVVGLGALSGAALFYYNAYGDCESSCVQNSWTTNFTPSVKWDHNWDRRDPKSLVKPLKINNEIDENKYNEEFAAKRAKHMRHLVLIRHGQYNTAGKVDSEKVLTELGRHQAETTGKRLAELDVSYSLIVRSTMTRAQETSKIIEKSLPNVPTEDDSLLTEGAPIPPEPPIGNWMSERYFYQDGPRIEAAFRKYFHRADPKQEKDTVTILVCHANVIRYFVCRALQFPPEAWMRMSLNHGSITWLCIYPNGRVTMHCLGDTGHMLPQNISVS
- the LOC124426537 gene encoding serine/threonine-protein phosphatase PGAM5, mitochondrial-like isoform X3 is translated as MSVFLRFQKWTVVGLGALSGAALFYYNAYGDCESSCVQNSWTTNFTPSVKWDHNWDRFFGRDPKSLVKPLKINNEIDENKYNEEFAAKRAKHMRHLVLIRHGQYNTAGKVDSEKVLTELGRHQAETTGKRLAELDVSYSLIVRSTMTRAQETSKIIEKSLPNVPTEDDSLLTEGAPIPPEPPIGNWMSERYFYQDGPRIEAAFRKYFHRADPKQEKDTVTILVCHANVIRYFVCRALQFPPEAWMRMSLNHGSITWLCIYPNGRVTMHCLGDTGHMLPQNISMRRKS
- the LOC124426537 gene encoding serine/threonine-protein phosphatase PGAM5, mitochondrial-like isoform X1; its protein translation is MSVFLRFQKWTVVGLGALSGAALFYYNAYGDCESSCVQNSWTTNFTPSVKWDHNWDRFFGRDPKSLVKPLKINNEIDENKYNEEFAAKRAKHMRHLVLIRHGQYNTAGKVDSEKVLTELGRHQAETTGKRLAELDVSYSLIVRSTMTRAQETSKIIEKSLPNVPTEDDSLLTEGAPIPPEPPIGNWMSERYFYQDGPRIEAAFRKYFHRADPKQEKDTVTILVCHANVIRYFVCRALQFPPEAWMRMSLNHGSITWLCIYPNGRVTMHCLGDTGHMLPQNISYFQMRRKS
- the LOC124426537 gene encoding serine/threonine-protein phosphatase PGAM5, mitochondrial-like isoform X4 yields the protein MSVFLRFQKWTVVGLGALSGAALFYYNAYGDCESSCVQNSWTTNFTPSVKWDHNWDRFFGRDPKSLVKPLKINNEIDENKYNEEFAAKRAKHMRHLVLIRHGQYNTAGKVDSEKVLTELGRHQAETTGKRLAELDVSYSLIVRSTMTRAQETSKIIEKSLPNVPTEDDSLLTEGAPIPPEPPIGNWMSERYFYQDGPRIEAAFRKYFHRADPKQEKDTVTILVCHANVIRYFVCRALQFPPEAWMRMSLNHGSITWLCIYPNGRVTMHCLGDTGHMLPQNISVS